The genomic interval GTGATCGTCACGACGGCCTCCGGGGCGCCGGGGCACCCCGGCGTGTACCTTGCTCAGCCGCGGACGAGGACTGTCCTGCGGCCGGAGCGGCTCGACATCGCGGGGTTCGTCGGTGTGGCCTTGCGAGGACCCGTGGACGAGCCGGTTCGCATCGAGCGCTGGTCGGAGTTCGAACGTCTCTTCGGCGGTTTGGAACGGACGCCCGGAGGTCCGCTCCGGATGCTGCCCTACGCAGTGTCGACCTTCTTCCGGCAGGGCGGTCGGGCGGCCTACGTGCTGCGGGTCGCTCCGCACGGAGACGAAGGCCCGACGTCGCTCGACGCCACCGCGCGATTCCGGCTCACCCTGCCGAGCGGCCAGGAAGCGTCGTTGATCGCCGCGGACGAGGGCCTCTGGGGGAATCGACTCGTCGTGAGGCTCCACTACCGCGTCGACCAGCGGTTGGAGGCGGAGGTCCGCGACGACGGTGTCCTCGTGCTGCCCCCGGGAGCGAACGCGCCGGCGGGATCGCTGCTGCGGCTGAGGCACCCTGACGCCGTCGTCGATCCGGCGATGCGGTGGGTGGCATCGGTGGACGCCCGGCTCCCGCGTGGCTCGCCCCAGCCGGTGCGTCTCGATGAGGCGGCGGCGCTCGTCGCCGGCACCCGCGCCAAAGTCGACGTCGTGACGGGCGCCCTGCAGATCGATGACCTCTCGCGGCCGGACCTCGGCGGTGAGTACCTCGGGGGACTGGGGCTCCGCCCTGATCATCCGCGGTGGATACACACCGTTCTGATGGAAGGCCGCCCCGCCCGGACGGACGGGGATGCCGCGGCACGACGACATCTCCTTGCTCCCGTGGACGACTGGTCGGACCTCGACTTCGCACCGCCACCGGAGCTGTCGCCGATCGACGCCGAGCTCATCGGAAAGGGTGGCGACCGCTCGCCTCTGATCGACGGCAGCGCGTTCTTCGACCCCGGCTTCGTCGACTTCCACACGATCGACGAGGACTCCGGACCGGACGATCCCGACCCTCATGTGGGCGTGGATCGCATGGCGCGCGTCCGCGAGATCGGACTGCTCTGCGTCCCTGACCTCACGTGGGACGGCTATGCACCCGTTCCTGAACCGCCGACGCATCATCCGCTGAAGCCGCTCCCATGCCGATGCCGCTCGTGCGCGGCGGACGAGCCTCAGACCGACTTCCACACGGTGGTCTCGGTCGGCGGCGGGCTCGACGCGCGAAACGCCGACGACCTCGACAAGCTCGCGGCACGCCAGGAGCGGGTTGTCGAGCTCGCCCGCGCGTGCGGGCGCTTCGTCGCGCTGCTCGATGTCCCGGACCAGCTGTCGGTCGCTCAGATCGCCGAGTGGCGGTCGCGTTTCGACACGAGCTATGCCGCCGCATACCACCCATGGCTCGCGGTCGCGGATCCGGTGGACGGACGCGCCATCCCGTTGCCGCCGTCCGCGTACGCGGCAGGCATCATCGCGGAACGGGAGTCGAGGCTCGGCCTGTCGTGGGGGCCGGCCAACGAGCTCGCGGCAGGGGCGGTGCGTGCGGAGGCAGTCGTGACGGATGCCGCGCATGACAACCTCCATGCACTGGGGATCAACGTCTATCGTGCCGAACGCGACGGATTCCGGCTCTCGGCTGCGCGGACCCTCTCGACGGATCCCGACTACCGGCAGTTGTCGGTGCGGCGCCTGATGACGATGCTGCGTCTGACGCTGCAGCGGCAGTGCGCCGACCTGGCTTTCGAGCCGAACACGGCCGAGTTGCGAGAAAGGCTCCGGCAGATGGTGACGTCGCTTCTTCGCGACCTCGCACGGCAGGGGGCCTTCGCCGGGCGGACGGAGGACGACTCCTTCTTCGTGCGGTGCGGGGACGATCTGAATCCGCCCGAATCCCAGGCGCTCGGCCGGCTCATCGCCGAGATCGGCGTGGCCCCCGCCGTTCCCTTGGAGTACATCCTCGTGCGGATCGCCCGCGATCCCGACGGCTCGCTGACGGTGGTGCGCGATGGGCGATGAGTTCCTCCTCTCCGCATTCAAGTTCAATGTCTGGCTCACCAGGTCCACGACTCGACCGGGATCGGGCGACGATCCGGCTCCGGCCG from Microbacterium pumilum carries:
- a CDS encoding phage tail sheath family protein, with translation MIVTTASGAPGHPGVYLAQPRTRTVLRPERLDIAGFVGVALRGPVDEPVRIERWSEFERLFGGLERTPGGPLRMLPYAVSTFFRQGGRAAYVLRVAPHGDEGPTSLDATARFRLTLPSGQEASLIAADEGLWGNRLVVRLHYRVDQRLEAEVRDDGVLVLPPGANAPAGSLLRLRHPDAVVDPAMRWVASVDARLPRGSPQPVRLDEAAALVAGTRAKVDVVTGALQIDDLSRPDLGGEYLGGLGLRPDHPRWIHTVLMEGRPARTDGDAAARRHLLAPVDDWSDLDFAPPPELSPIDAELIGKGGDRSPLIDGSAFFDPGFVDFHTIDEDSGPDDPDPHVGVDRMARVREIGLLCVPDLTWDGYAPVPEPPTHHPLKPLPCRCRSCAADEPQTDFHTVVSVGGGLDARNADDLDKLAARQERVVELARACGRFVALLDVPDQLSVAQIAEWRSRFDTSYAAAYHPWLAVADPVDGRAIPLPPSAYAAGIIAERESRLGLSWGPANELAAGAVRAEAVVTDAAHDNLHALGINVYRAERDGFRLSAARTLSTDPDYRQLSVRRLMTMLRLTLQRQCADLAFEPNTAELRERLRQMVTSLLRDLARQGAFAGRTEDDSFFVRCGDDLNPPESQALGRLIAEIGVAPAVPLEYILVRIARDPDGSLTVVRDGR